A section of the Corynebacterium tuberculostearicum genome encodes:
- a CDS encoding AI-2E family transporter, whose translation MSTSHNSSSRDEAKRPSTQEKGNATQIQKPGEEDSHTLVAYDDAHLGAEAASEHPAERDDKSAVLAKDFRTMAKVSVVFILIVAGLALAGYLLKFIWVGLLPVLLAILVSTVLYPISAWLRSKGFPRSLAAVSTLLGLIIIFCGVFAAMAPVVTSQSQTLIDQAEDGINQLTEMVEKSPIDIQSDQLQSVLQDVVKFAKGQASTIATGVISGFSMASSIVVAALIMLFVTFFIIKDGDKFLPWLRKYTGNSTGWHITELGARIWKTLSGFIQAQAAVAMVDAVLIGLGLWVLQVPLALVIAVVTFFASFIPIIGAVTAGALAIIIALVSNGLTNALLALALIIIVQQVEGNVLQPMLQSKAMGLHAAVVLLSVTVGSTLAGIVGAFLAVPVAATIAVVVRYHAEMAALRSGEVEPSDIDIITGSKDDPEDFSDFTYEHDETPRDKVEQLYQSMSPLS comes from the coding sequence ATGTCTACGTCACATAATTCGTCTTCCCGCGACGAGGCCAAGCGCCCGTCTACGCAGGAAAAAGGCAACGCAACCCAGATCCAAAAGCCAGGCGAGGAAGATTCTCATACCCTCGTCGCTTATGATGACGCGCACCTTGGTGCAGAGGCTGCCAGCGAGCACCCTGCCGAGCGCGACGATAAATCCGCCGTCCTGGCCAAGGACTTCCGCACTATGGCCAAGGTCTCGGTAGTCTTCATCCTCATCGTCGCCGGCCTAGCGCTGGCCGGCTACCTGCTCAAATTCATTTGGGTAGGCCTGCTGCCGGTCTTGCTCGCCATCCTCGTCTCCACGGTGCTCTACCCCATCAGCGCGTGGCTGCGCAGTAAGGGATTCCCGCGCTCGCTCGCGGCAGTGAGCACCTTGCTCGGCCTCATCATTATCTTCTGCGGCGTCTTTGCCGCCATGGCCCCCGTAGTCACCAGCCAAAGCCAAACGCTCATTGACCAGGCCGAGGATGGCATTAACCAGCTGACGGAGATGGTGGAAAAGTCCCCCATCGATATCCAAAGTGACCAGCTACAATCCGTGCTGCAAGACGTGGTCAAGTTTGCCAAGGGCCAAGCCTCGACCATCGCCACCGGCGTTATCTCTGGTTTCTCGATGGCCAGCTCCATCGTCGTGGCCGCGCTGATCATGCTCTTTGTCACCTTCTTCATCATTAAAGACGGCGACAAGTTCCTGCCGTGGCTGCGCAAGTACACCGGCAATTCCACCGGCTGGCACATCACCGAGTTGGGGGCGCGCATCTGGAAGACCCTGTCCGGCTTTATCCAGGCGCAGGCCGCCGTGGCCATGGTGGACGCAGTCCTCATCGGCCTTGGCCTGTGGGTGCTGCAAGTTCCGCTCGCGCTCGTCATCGCCGTGGTGACGTTCTTCGCCAGCTTCATCCCGATCATCGGTGCGGTCACCGCTGGCGCCCTCGCCATCATCATCGCGCTGGTTTCCAATGGCCTGACCAACGCGCTGCTGGCGCTCGCACTTATCATCATCGTCCAGCAGGTGGAAGGCAATGTCCTCCAGCCGATGCTGCAGTCCAAGGCCATGGGCCTGCACGCGGCCGTTGTCCTACTCTCCGTCACCGTCGGCTCCACCCTGGCCGGCATTGTCGGCGCCTTCCTCGCCGTCCCCGTGGCCGCAACCATCGCTGTTGTGGTGCGCTACCACGCCGAGATGGCCGCACTGCGCTCCGGCGAAGTCGAGCCCTCCGATATAGACATCATCACCGGCTCCAAGGACGATCCTGAAGACTTCAGCGACTTCACCTACGAACACGACGAGACCCCACGCGACAAGGTAGAGCAGCTCTACCAGTCCATGAGTCCGCTGAGCTAA
- a CDS encoding nucleosidase, translating into MENLNGRTLFVAAVDAEAAHIPEGEPLLITGIGTVPAAIALTEALADARANGALPDRVVNIGTAGALVDGMAGVFEVNKVTKHDFKLEVLTDINRYLLPEVIELETSGRLPVRGLATGDMFVSDTALRTELAKKSQLCDMEGYSIAAVCQRFDVPCTLLKQVSDSANEESKGTWANVLDRGARQLASAATDLGFLR; encoded by the coding sequence ATGGAGAATCTCAACGGACGCACCCTTTTCGTCGCCGCCGTGGATGCGGAAGCCGCCCACATTCCGGAAGGCGAACCCCTGCTCATCACCGGAATCGGTACGGTTCCGGCGGCCATTGCGCTCACGGAAGCTCTTGCCGACGCCCGCGCTAACGGCGCCCTTCCCGATCGCGTGGTCAATATTGGCACGGCCGGCGCGCTTGTTGACGGCATGGCTGGCGTCTTCGAAGTCAATAAGGTCACCAAGCATGACTTCAAGCTAGAAGTGCTTACCGATATCAACCGCTACCTGCTGCCAGAGGTCATCGAGCTCGAGACCTCCGGCCGCCTGCCGGTGCGCGGACTGGCCACGGGCGACATGTTTGTCTCCGATACCGCCCTGCGCACCGAGCTGGCCAAAAAATCGCAGCTGTGCGACATGGAAGGCTATTCCATCGCCGCAGTATGCCAGCGCTTCGATGTGCCCTGCACCCTGCTTAAGCAGGTGTCCGATTCCGCCAATGAGGAATCCAAGGGCACCTGGGCCAACGTCCTTGACCGCGGTGCGCGCCAGCTCGCCTCGGCGGCTACGGACCTAGGCTTTCTCCGCTAA
- a CDS encoding LppP/LprE family lipoprotein: protein MHRLRFTAGIVLVGLVVTACTENSTDTTGQEPTIETATTSATEESSDAKPKESPTDSAAKEEEPTRPVPPNVVMDDEQPSPEADTASSCGAADAQTAFSEGVSQVAPWGTIGWELFDSTGYDPCASLSWETLMIEGGTSSSPFHIMLFNHGEYLGTATAKPYGFAPTIERVSDSEIAVTYHWPREGEGNANRSGTTDAGFRWDEGQQKVIMSGDVPPTG from the coding sequence ATGCATAGACTTCGCTTCACGGCTGGCATTGTGTTAGTGGGATTAGTCGTGACCGCCTGCACGGAAAATTCCACGGACACCACAGGCCAAGAGCCTACGATTGAGACAGCGACGACGTCCGCTACAGAAGAAAGCAGCGATGCCAAGCCGAAAGAATCGCCCACTGACTCTGCTGCGAAAGAAGAAGAGCCTACTCGGCCAGTGCCCCCGAACGTCGTGATGGATGACGAGCAGCCGAGCCCGGAAGCCGACACCGCCTCGTCGTGTGGCGCAGCTGATGCCCAAACGGCATTCTCTGAAGGAGTATCCCAAGTCGCTCCGTGGGGCACCATCGGATGGGAGCTTTTCGATTCCACCGGTTATGACCCCTGCGCATCCCTATCGTGGGAAACCCTGATGATTGAAGGAGGAACCAGTTCTTCACCCTTCCACATCATGCTGTTTAATCACGGCGAATACTTGGGCACCGCAACGGCAAAGCCCTATGGATTCGCCCCCACTATTGAGCGCGTGAGTGATTCCGAGATCGCGGTTACCTACCACTGGCCGCGCGAAGGTGAAGGCAATGCCAACCGCTCAGGCACGACCGATGCAGGCTTCCGGTGGGATGAAGGCCAGCAAAAGGTCATCATGTCTGGCGACGTACCGCCAACGGGATAA
- a CDS encoding LppP/LprE family lipoprotein: protein MLNSLDRFLLQLRPAAAVASAGILCLSLAACGSDSADPEDSPSFSAAKESAPEADQAISSAEGNTEEKPARKTTTVVEAPPEKKQDESAPSRGQGNGGSSECSSDNDESAYEKAIAQVEPYPGLDRPWRPFASNYDPCASLSWITVTLEGATASSPYHILLFHNGEYLGTATAKAYGFSPKVSRVDDSEIAVTYRWPKEGEGNAEASGTTQAGFRWDEGAQKVVMSGDVPPMQ, encoded by the coding sequence ATGCTGAACAGCCTCGACCGTTTCTTGCTTCAACTGCGTCCCGCAGCAGCAGTGGCTAGCGCCGGTATTCTCTGCCTTTCCTTAGCAGCCTGTGGAAGTGATTCTGCGGATCCAGAAGATTCGCCTTCTTTCTCTGCTGCAAAGGAAAGCGCTCCCGAAGCGGATCAAGCTATCTCTTCCGCCGAGGGAAATACTGAAGAAAAGCCCGCGCGAAAGACCACTACCGTAGTCGAAGCTCCTCCAGAGAAGAAGCAGGACGAGAGTGCACCTAGCCGGGGTCAAGGCAATGGTGGCTCTTCTGAGTGCAGCTCCGACAACGACGAGAGTGCCTATGAAAAGGCAATCGCTCAGGTCGAGCCATATCCAGGACTTGATAGGCCATGGAGACCTTTTGCTTCCAATTACGACCCATGCGCGTCCCTTTCGTGGATTACGGTAACGCTCGAAGGCGCGACTGCTTCCTCGCCGTATCACATCCTCCTTTTCCACAATGGCGAATACCTAGGAACGGCCACCGCCAAGGCATACGGTTTTTCGCCAAAGGTCAGCCGAGTGGATGATTCCGAGATTGCAGTTACCTACCGCTGGCCAAAGGAGGGTGAGGGCAACGCTGAAGCATCGGGGACAACACAAGCCGGCTTCCGCTGGGATGAAGGTGCGCAAAAGGTAGTCATGTCCGGCGACGTACCGCCTATGCAATAG
- a CDS encoding sulfate adenylyltransferase subunit 1, giving the protein MTTTLTPNVGALKQRDTLRLCTAGSVDDGKSTFVGRLLYDTKSVLADQVESMERTSTDRGFDGMDLSLLVDGLRAEREQGITIDVAYRYFATDKRTFILADTPGHVQYTRNTVTGMSTSQVVVLLIDARHGVVEQTRRHLNVAALLGVRHVVLAVNKIDLVDYDEQVFRDIESEFNQIATRLGITDTTVVPISALKGDNVVERSTTMEWYTGPTVLEVLETVPVATGRADELDFRFPIQYVIREHASDYRGYAGRVKAGSISVGDEVRLPEGRTSTITQIDTADGPADSAATGDSVTLLLADDVDLARGDLLAGPQRPASTREFDATVVGLTEKEIKPGQMLKLRYGSSLVKARVAAVTRTLDLDGVSDVEDPESVAMNDIAHITIQTQAELPVEDYAARGAVGNFLLIDQSSGNTLAAGFVGHRLR; this is encoded by the coding sequence ATGACCACGACCCTCACGCCGAATGTCGGCGCCCTCAAGCAGCGCGATACCCTGCGCCTGTGCACCGCCGGCTCCGTTGATGACGGCAAGTCCACCTTCGTCGGCCGCCTGCTCTATGACACCAAGTCCGTGCTCGCGGACCAGGTCGAGTCCATGGAGCGCACCTCCACTGACCGCGGCTTTGACGGCATGGACCTTTCCCTGCTTGTTGACGGCCTGCGTGCCGAGCGCGAGCAGGGCATTACCATCGACGTGGCCTACCGCTACTTCGCCACGGATAAGCGCACCTTCATCCTCGCCGATACCCCCGGCCACGTGCAGTACACCCGCAATACGGTCACGGGCATGTCCACCTCTCAGGTGGTGGTGCTTCTTATCGACGCCCGCCATGGCGTTGTCGAACAAACCCGCCGCCACCTCAACGTGGCCGCCCTCCTCGGCGTGCGCCACGTGGTCCTCGCGGTGAACAAGATCGACCTAGTGGACTACGACGAGCAGGTCTTCCGCGATATCGAGTCCGAGTTCAACCAGATCGCCACCCGCCTGGGTATTACCGATACCACCGTGGTGCCGATTTCCGCGCTCAAGGGCGATAACGTGGTCGAGCGCTCCACCACCATGGAGTGGTACACCGGCCCGACCGTCCTCGAGGTTCTCGAGACCGTCCCCGTGGCCACCGGCCGCGCCGATGAGCTGGACTTCCGTTTCCCCATCCAGTACGTCATCCGCGAGCACGCCTCCGATTACCGCGGCTACGCCGGCCGCGTGAAGGCGGGTTCCATCTCCGTGGGCGACGAGGTCCGCCTCCCTGAAGGCCGTACCAGCACCATTACCCAGATTGACACTGCTGACGGTCCGGCCGACTCCGCTGCTACCGGCGACTCCGTGACGCTCCTACTTGCCGACGACGTCGATCTCGCCCGCGGCGATCTCCTCGCCGGCCCCCAGCGCCCCGCGTCCACCCGCGAATTCGACGCCACCGTTGTGGGCCTGACCGAAAAGGAGATTAAGCCCGGCCAGATGCTCAAGCTGCGCTACGGCTCTTCCCTGGTTAAGGCCCGCGTCGCCGCCGTCACCCGCACCCTGGATCTTGATGGCGTTTCCGATGTGGAAGATCCCGAGTCCGTCGCCATGAACGACATCGCCCACATCACCATCCAGACCCAGGCCGAACTCCCCGTCGAGGACTATGCCGCCCGCGGCGCGGTGGGCAACTTCCTGCTCATCGATCAATCCTCCGGCAACACCCTTGCCGCCGGCTTCGTAGGCCACCGCCTGCGCTAG
- the cysD gene encoding sulfate adenylyltransferase subunit CysD, with amino-acid sequence MSTLSPHLKDLENESIHILREVAGQFDKVGILFSGGKDSVVVFELARRAFAPATVPFELLHVDTGHNFPEVIDFRDRLVEESSARLHVARVQDWIDRGDLQERPDGTRNPLQSVPLVETIAEREYDAVCGGARRDEERARAKERIFSIRDSFGGWDPRRQRPELWDLYNGGKMAGENVRVFPISNWTESDIWEYIGARELELPSIYYSHKREVFKRNGMWLAPGEWGGPAEGEELETRTVRYRTVGDMSCTGAVESTASTPDEVLAEISISTLSERGATRADDKLSESAMEDRKKEGYF; translated from the coding sequence ATGAGCACACTTTCTCCACACTTAAAAGACCTAGAAAACGAGTCCATCCACATCCTGCGCGAGGTGGCCGGGCAGTTCGACAAGGTAGGCATCCTATTTTCCGGCGGCAAGGACTCCGTCGTTGTCTTCGAGCTAGCCCGCCGCGCCTTCGCCCCGGCCACGGTGCCGTTTGAGCTGCTCCACGTCGATACCGGCCACAACTTCCCTGAGGTCATCGATTTCCGCGACCGCCTCGTGGAAGAATCCAGCGCTCGCCTCCACGTCGCCCGCGTCCAGGACTGGATCGACCGCGGCGACCTGCAAGAGCGCCCCGATGGCACCCGCAACCCGCTGCAATCCGTGCCGCTGGTAGAGACCATCGCCGAGCGCGAATATGACGCCGTGTGCGGTGGCGCCCGCCGCGACGAGGAGCGCGCCCGCGCCAAGGAACGCATCTTCTCCATCCGCGATTCCTTCGGCGGCTGGGATCCCCGCCGCCAGCGCCCCGAGCTGTGGGACCTGTACAACGGCGGCAAGATGGCCGGCGAAAACGTCCGCGTCTTCCCCATCTCCAACTGGACCGAATCCGATATTTGGGAATACATCGGCGCCCGCGAACTGGAGCTGCCCTCCATCTACTACTCGCATAAGCGCGAGGTATTCAAGCGCAATGGCATGTGGCTAGCACCTGGCGAATGGGGCGGCCCGGCCGAGGGCGAGGAGCTGGAAACCCGCACCGTGCGCTACCGCACCGTGGGCGATATGTCCTGCACCGGCGCCGTGGAATCTACCGCTTCGACCCCGGACGAGGTGCTCGCGGAGATCTCCATTTCCACCCTTTCCGAGCGCGGCGCCACCCGCGCCGATGACAAACTTTCCGAGTCCGCCATGGAGGACCGCAAGAAGGAAGGCTACTTCTGA